The Gossypium arboreum isolate Shixiya-1 chromosome 2, ASM2569848v2, whole genome shotgun sequence region aagtattcaAGCCATTAGGATGTtaagttttttttctttaaatccGACTAGCAAGCTTCAAGTGACGATCGATAAAATAGATCAGTATCTATTAACGAGTATTAAAACATACGTTAGATATCAATGTCGGAAATCGAGAATAATGTTGTTTGAATTTTCGTTCACAAATCCATGatatttaaaattgtttcaagaaaaaaaaatactaaactaTAGGAGAGAAAGGAAATGAGAGCTTTCAATTGGTAAACAGAGAATGCCATACAACAGTATTTTTAACAGCCTAGTGATTTAAATGAGAATTTTCGAATAATTTACTgtccattttataactttttaaagttgaatgactaaaatacgaacttactaatttaataaaataggATGTAATTTACCCGATATTGATATAAAATTTGGATATTGAAAGATGCTAGTTTGAACTAGAAGCCCATTTTTCATGCCCTAATATGAATAAAGCAGCCCACTTACAAATGAGATGATCCAACCCATTATCAAATTATACGCACCTTATACCCTCCAACGGCTAGtttcttttttaaaataaagGATCCAACGGTCGGATTTCGTATTTACcgtttaaatttcaatataaggTGCCCTCCATTTCTTCGGCTTTTCAGAAAAGCATAATATTTTTCATTCCCTGTTCGgagattttctttttccattgatTTCATTAAAAAGTTTCAAGGTTGAATATCTTCCCTCCGTCATCGAAAAGAAGGCTGTCTTTAGGCAACAAAAGTCTGATTTCCCGGCAATTTTCTCGACTCACTGATCGGTTTTTAATGGAGACACCTTGTTCATCTACAAGAAGAGTCACCAGGTCACAGACTTTGGCTGCTTTAAACAACAGTATCTCTGTAGCCAGTGAGTCGATTTTTTCACCTTTTTTAATTACCAATGATTTATGAAAAACTTGGTTTGATCATtttaatctcttttcttttgttgttcttgatttttttttttagaagaaTCTGAGAAGAAGAGTGTGCTGCAaacaagaaatggaaaggagaaaCAAGAAGAAAGGTCTGCCCTTATTGATATAACGAATGATTCTCCTATTGTTGGGCTTGCAATGGGGACACCATCGTCAAATACATCTAAGCAATGGAGACCCaagataatgatgatgatgactCCTGGTTCTGGTGAGGCATTACTAAGGGGTCAGGTCAAGACTCTGTTCCAAAAAGACGAAGAATCGGAGAAGAAGAGTGTGTTAAAAACAAGAAATGAAAAGCAGCAGCAACAGGAAAGGCCTGCCCTTATCGATGTAAGGAACGATTCGCCTATCATCGGGCTTGCCATGGGGACACCATTGTCTGAAACATCTAAGCAATGGAGAGCCGATAAAATGATGAAGATGATGACTCCTGGTTCTGGTGAGGCATTACTAAGGAGTCAAGTCAAGACACTGTTGCAAAAGGTTGAAGAAGAAGAACCTGAGGTTTCGAATGTTCCGTCAGAGAGCTGTCATTTCCTTCGTGGTCAAAGCTGTGTGGTTTCTCCAATGGGACTTGTAGCTCCTACTCCTGCAAATACACCACAAATTGAAGGCTCAATAGTGATGGCTCTTCCTGTTGTTGAAGAAAATTTGAGGATTTCTGAGGTAAACTTTAAAACCTAATTTACCCTCTCTTTTTTCTCTAAAGTTGGAATTGAATATGATTGAAAATGCTGATTATAGGTGGTGAGTAGCATCTTTGATGGAGTTTGTGTTGAATCAGAGAAAAGTGAGATAACAAGGTCTTTGCTGGTGGAGTTTTCCGAGAAATCGGAAACCTCGGAGGATTCATCAGAATGTTGTTACTCTGTGTTGACCGATGAATGCAGTGCAAGTAAAGAGAaggtatcatcatcatcatccattGATGATGATAATTCATCTGTTTGGTCAATCCAAGTAAATGCAAGCACCCATGATGAAGATGAGGAAACAACTATTGAAGAAATGGGAGATGATTACCATGAAGATGCAGAAGAAATGGGTGATGATGACGATGGATTGGTTGATGAGCTTTGTGAAGGTTTAAGCAAGATGAGCATGGAAGAGATGTTTCAAGGAAAACACACTAGACTTATATACAACAGTgatgaagaaattgaagaagaGTGTGCAGAGATTAAGGCGGATTCATCCGATATCATTCGACTCAAGGGATTGCCAACACCGAAAGGAAAGCACCTGCGGTTTCCTCTAGATGATTGATAACTATCTCGGTTTATAGGTGGGGATGTTGGGATTCATTTTGTTGTCATCTCAATTTGTTTGTTCTTTCTGGAAAAAGAACAGATCACGAACGAAGtgattgaataaataaaaattgatGCAACGCAAAAATTCCTCGGAAATTGAACTAACTAATTTTTACAAAGCAAAGCATATTGAATGTACTTGCATCAATTCAAAACCACGGATGCCAAGTTGGATCCATCATGCATAAATTTCTAGGTAGTAAGGCGGCATCGACTAACTCGGTAACACCCCTCTGCACCGACTGAGGTGGGTCCATTACATTCTCCTCCTGAATGAACCAATAAATAATGAAGTTTTTTTAAAGCCAGATGATGAGAAAACATATGAAGAGAATTAATTGAAGAAGAATGTATAAAAAAATTTACCTCTTCTGAAAAGCACTGTGGTGCTATTCCGCTAATCCGGCCGATAACATTCTCCACATTGGTAGTAACCTTGTGTTTGAAGTCTGTAGGGTTCATACTACCCCCTCCGGCAGAAGGGGCAAGGGGCATCCCAAGTGGTTTTCTCCAAGACCATGAAAGCAACTCATCACGGAAAAACATGGCTAGCTGATACCACAAATGCTGAGTTTGCTGCAAATTTAATGAACATGATGGTCAATAGGGTTATTTTCTTGATTAGTTTAGACACAAATGCTCAGAAAACTTACTTTGGGCGAGACAACAGCCTGCGCTGCAGCACACATTGCAGATACAATAAGGCCTTCCACACCAAAATGAGAGAAGAATGCTTGCATGTTCCTTGTCAGACGGAAAGGCACCGGCTCACTGAATTCAATCATTCCATTCAAATCATATGCAGGATGAAAATCTGTTTGGAATATTTTCCCCGTGTTTTTTGCAAATAATATCTTATTTGGAGACCTTCCACCGATTTGTAGCATGAAAGACATGAAACTTGACAGAGCTAACTGAATAGCAAATTGCTTCTTAAAAGCCCACATATGATTGCCACTGGGCAGGGTCTTGTACATGTACTGGGAAAAGATACCATCTGCTACAAGACTCTTCGTTATATCGTTATAAGCTTGGAGGCGGAGATCTACAACAGCTTCAGGTGAAATTTGTCCTGATATGGCTTGGTTTAACTGCTCCTTGAAATAGGTAATAGGATGATCTGGCTCTCGATTATTCCTTGCACAGTGGTTCTCATATACCTCTAGAAATGTGTTGTACATCAAATCATCTTCGACCATGCGCACCTGTTAAAAGAACCAGTTATTCTTATACCTGGTAGGAATATTAAAGGAATAGCACAATCGGCCAACAGCCAAGCAGGTTATTGAAAGCTACATAAAAATACCAATATGATACCTACTGAACTATAAAAGAATCAACGAATTAGAGATTTTAACAGGCAGGACTAATAACCTGTGACCAAACAGGAATTATAATGGGAGTGTGGATGCATATATGACGACGCCTAGATTCCTTGTGTTTATCAAACATTTGGTTCATTACACGGAAGAGCTGCAATATCCTCTCATCACTTCTAGCATTAGGCGTCAAAGATGTCTGGACTATAAAATGCCGTTGAGAACCATCAGAGCCAATGAGTGTTAAGCGGCGAAAACTGCT contains the following coding sequences:
- the LOC108489079 gene encoding uncharacterized protein LOC108489079 isoform X1 encodes the protein METPCSSTRRVTRSQTLAALNNSISVAKESEKKSVLQTRNGKEKQEERSALIDITNDSPIVGLAMGTPSSNTSKQWRPKIMMMMTPGSGEALLRGQVKTLFQKDEESEKKSVLKTRNEKQQQQERPALIDVRNDSPIIGLAMGTPLSETSKQWRADKMMKMMTPGSGEALLRSQVKTLLQKVEEEEPEVSNVPSESCHFLRGQSCVVSPMGLVAPTPANTPQIEGSIVMALPVVEENLRISEVVSSIFDGVCVESEKSEITRSLLVEFSEKSETSEDSSECCYSVLTDECSASKEKVSSSSSIDDDNSSVWSIQVNASTHDEDEETTIEEMGDDYHEDAEEMGDDDDGLVDELCEGLSKMSMEEMFQGKHTRLIYNSDEEIEEECAEIKADSSDIIRLKGLPTPKGKHLRFPLDD
- the LOC108489079 gene encoding uncharacterized protein LOC108489079 isoform X2 produces the protein METPCSSTRRVTRSQTLAALNNSISVAKSEKKSVLQTRNGKEKQEERSALIDITNDSPIVGLAMGTPSSNTSKQWRPKIMMMMTPGSGEALLRGQVKTLFQKDEESEKKSVLKTRNEKQQQQERPALIDVRNDSPIIGLAMGTPLSETSKQWRADKMMKMMTPGSGEALLRSQVKTLLQKVEEEEPEVSNVPSESCHFLRGQSCVVSPMGLVAPTPANTPQIEGSIVMALPVVEENLRISEVVSSIFDGVCVESEKSEITRSLLVEFSEKSETSEDSSECCYSVLTDECSASKEKVSSSSSIDDDNSSVWSIQVNASTHDEDEETTIEEMGDDYHEDAEEMGDDDDGLVDELCEGLSKMSMEEMFQGKHTRLIYNSDEEIEEECAEIKADSSDIIRLKGLPTPKGKHLRFPLDD